The region AGCGGTCAGGTCCAGCCACATGGCGTGTGACCGCAGCAGCTGCCCGTCCAGGCAGATGGCATTCGGCTCGGTGCCCCAGACTTCAAAGCCCAGCGAGCGGTAGAGCTTCAGCGCGGCGGTCTGGGTTTCCATCACGTCCAGGTGCAGGCTCTGTAAGCCCGGCAGCTCACGGGCGTAGGCGATGGCCGCTGCCAGCAGCGCCCGCCCCAGGCCCTGGCCCTGGGCGCGGGTCAGCACCCCCATGCCGAAGATGTCGGCGCGGTGCCGGGAGCGCGGTCCCTGCTCGCGCACCAGCGTGCAGAGGCCCACCAGTTCCGTGCCCTCCCAGGCCCCGAACGTCACATTTTCCGGGTCGGGCCGCAGCCGCTCGGCCAGCGCTGGCAGTGGCCGGGCAGCAAATTCCTCGGCCGCTGTCAGAAAGGCCGCCGGGGCTTCCTGCAGCATCTGCAGCCGGGCGGCGCGGTAGGCCTCGGCGTCGGCAGGGGCCAGGGGGCGGATGGTGGGCGGGTGAATGGTGGCCAGGGGAGACGGGGAAAGCATGGGTCAGCTTAGCCTGCGGTCAGCGGGGGACGCGTCCGCCAGATGGCCTAGGCGCCGCCGCATTCTTCGTTGGCTGTGTCCTCCTTTTGACGGACGCCAGCTCCTGGCCGCCCCTCTAGGCTGGAGAACATGACCACTTCCGCTTCTTCCTGGCTGGACCGCCCTGAGCGCTGGCTGGCGGCCTGGCAGGGCCACCGGCTGGCGGTGCCTTTCACCTGGCTGACGCGGGTGCTGCTGTGGCTGGCTTTTTTGCCGTCCGGGCTCGTCAAGCTGATGGGGCAACCCTTCACGACTCTTCCGGTCAGTGACCCCATCGGCTACTTTTTTGATGCTCTGCTGGAGACGGGAACGTATTACCAGTTCATCGGGGCCGCGCAGCTGCTGGCTGGCCTGCTGATTCTGATTCCCCGCACGGCGGCAGTGGGGGCCGTTCTGTACCTGTGCATCATCACCAACATTTTCGTGCTGACTGTCAGCCTGGGCTTTGGCGGGACGACGGTCATCACCGGGCTGATGCTGCTGGCAGCACTCTATCTGCTGGCCTGGGACTACCCGCGCTGGCGCAGCCTGCTGGCACCAGCGCGCCCGGCCCGCCCGGAAGAGGTTTCAGCCTGAGCGGGCCTCTGCCTCCGGTAGCCGGGTCAGACGCACCGCCTGCAGGGCCAGCAGGGTGGCCGCCACGTCCAGCAGGCCAGTGCTGCCAAAAATCAGCTGATCGGTCTGCGAGGGCGCGGCGCTGAAGCCAGCAATCGGCACGACATTGATCACGGTCATGCCCAGCGACAGCGCGGCGGCCAGATTCAGCCAGTCTTCCAGCTGCCTGCGGGCCGGGGCTGCCCGCTCCGGGCCCAGCTCGCCCCAGCGCACCACCCAGAAAAACGTCATGTAGCTGGCCGCAATGCTGGCCCCCCAGATGGTCATCATGGCCGTGACCGCCACCGGATTGGCCTGGGACGCGGCGCCGCTGGCCAGCGCCAGAGCCGTCAGGCCCCACAGCACCCCACGGAAGGCGGTCAGCAGTGGAAAGGTGTATTTCAACGCCCGCCGCACCCGGTCCAGGTAGCTGTTCAGCACCAGGCCCCGGCCCAGGGTCAGCCGGGCCAGCAGCATGGTCCACCACAGCGTCAGAATGCCGGTCAGCAGGTCGTGCCCGGCGTTCAGCCACTCGGCGTCGCCGGCGTCCGTTTGGGCGCGGGCAAAATGGTAGCCGGCCGTCAGAAACAGCGACAGGACCTGCAGCCCCAGCGCTGACAGAGCGGCTGGGCGCCAGAAGCCTGCCGGCCCGCGCTGCCCCGGCCCATTTTGCTCCGGGCCATCCAGCTCTGGCATCAGTTTTCCAGCTTCCGGGTCAGCAGCTCGCGCGCGGCCTTAGGGTTGGCCTTGCCGCCGGTGGCTTTCATCACGGCCCCGAATAGGGCGTTAATGGCCTTCTTGTTGCCGCCGCGCACCTGGGCCACCGTATCCGGATCGGCAGCGATGGCCGCGTCGATGGCCGCTTCCAGCTCGCCTGCGCCAGCCTGCCCCAGCAGGCCCTGGGCTTCGGCCAGTGCGCGGGGAGACTGGCCCTGCATTACGGCCGGCAGCAGGTCCTTGGCGCTGCGCCCGGTCAGGTCGCCGCTTTCGACCAGCGTGACCAGCTCGGCCAGGTGCGCGGGCTGCAGGGCAGAAGTCTCCAGTGTTTCGCCCTCACCCAGGCTGCCGGGCACCTCGCTCAGCAGCCAGTTGGCCAGTTTCTGGATAGGGGCGGTGCCGCTTTCCAGCGCCGCATCCAGAAAGCGGCTGAGGGTCACGTCCATGCTGACCGTGCGGGCGTCGGATTCACGCAGGCCCGCCGCCTGGTAGCGCTCCAGCTTCTGCGCCGGCAGCTCGGGCATCCGCGAGCGCACCGCCGCCGCCCACTCGGGGGTGATGTGCAGCTCCGGCAGGTCCGGCTCGGCCATGTAGCGGTAGTCGGCCTCGCCCTCCTTGGTGCGCATCAGGAAAGTCTTGCCGCCGCCCTCGTCCCAGCCCAGGGTGTCCTGGGTGATCGTCTCGCCGGCGGCCAGGCGCCGCGCCTGACGCTGCCACTCGTAGGTGATGGCCCGCTCCACCGAGCGGAACGAGTTGAGGTTTTTTACCTCTACCTTGGTGCCCCACGGCTCGCCGGGCTGGTGCAGGCTGATGTTCACGTCACAGCGCATCTGGCCTTCTTCGGGGCTGGCGTGGCTGACGCCCAGGGCGCGGGCAATCGCCTGCACGGTTTCCAGAAAGGCGCGGGCGTGCGCTCCCGAGCGGATATCCGGCTCGGTGACCATCTCGATCAGGGGCGTGCCGGCGCGGTTAAGGTCCAGCTCCGAGTAGGGCACGTAGGCCGGGTGCAGCAGCTTGCCGGCGTCTTCTTCCAAGTGGGCGCGGGTAATGCCCACCCGGCCACCTTCCACGTCCAGATAACCGCCGTGCGCCACCGGCTTATCCCACTGCGAGAGCTGAAAGTTCTTGGAGGAATCCGGGTAGAAATAGTGCTTGCGGTGAAACTGGGTCACGCCTTCCACCGTGCAGTTCAGCCCCAGGCCGAAACGCAGGCTGAGTTCCAGCGCTTCAGCGTTCAGCACCGGCAGGGTGCCGGGGAGACCCAGGCTGACCGGGTCGGTGTAGGTGTTGGGCTCGGCGCCGTGGTAGTCGGCGGGGCAGGAGCTGAGCAGTTTGGAGTGGGTGTTCAGCTGCAGGTGGACTTCCAGCCCGATTACAGCCTGGTAGCCGGTCTGCTGAAACAGTGGGTCAGGGGCGCCAGTCATGCCCAGTAGTCTAAAGCAGCCGGCGCCTTATGCCCCCGGCCCCTCACCTGACTTCACTTCCAGTTGAGGCACTGGCCCTAGCGTTTGCCGCTCACCGCATTGTCATAAAAGGAGTAGGTCCAGCGGTTGTTCTGGCATTCCAGGTCCTCGCCCACCGCGTTGGTGGCAAAGGCCAGCCGGCCGCGGTTGCCGCTGAATTCCACGTCGCCGCGCACCCGGTTGTTGCGCAGCACACCGCCCTGACCGCCTTCCAGGCTCAGGTCGCCCTGAATCAGCGTGCCGGTGACGACTGCCTGCGCATAACCGGCTTTGCCTTCCACGTCGCCGGTCACGGTGCTGTCTTTCAGCAGCAGCCGGGCGCCGCGCCCGAACTTGATGTCCCCGTTGATACGGCTGTTCACGACGTTGCAGGTGGCTCCGGGCTGCACCTGCAGGTCGCCGTTGATGGTTTTGCCGGTCACCGAGCCGGCGCAGCTGATGCTCTCAGCCAGGGCAGAGGGCAGGGTCACGGCGGCCGCCAGGGTCAGGGCAGTCAGAACAGTCTTGTGCATGGCTTCAGGGTAGGAGCCGGCAGCGGCCCGGCAGAAGGCCACCCGGCTAAGCCCAGCTTGAGACAGGCTTGGCCTTTCCTGAAGCTGGGCCCGGCAGTGGGGCGCGGACTGCTTCGGGGGGCAGGCCCGGGCGCTACCCTGAGCAGCAGAATGTCTCAGCCTGAAACGCCCGCTGTTATCCCGCCCGCTGCCTCACCGCCACCCGCCTCGCCTGCCCCCGCCGGGCCGGGCAGCGGTGTTACCGCTCTGGGCGGCAACCGCGCGGCGCTCACCGTGCTGCTGGTGCAGGCGGTGGGTGCCCCGGTTCTGATGACGCAGTTTGGGCTGAATGCGGTGCTGGCCTTCGTGGTCACCATTGCGCTGAATGTGGTGCTGTTGTTCACGGTGTTTCGGCGCGACTTTGCCGCGCTGCGGGCCGATACTCGCTGGACCACCCCACCCAGCTGGGGGCTGGCGCTGGCGGTGTTTCTGGTAGCCTTTATCGCCTCGCGGGCCTGGTCGGCGGCGGCGCTGGCCTTTTCGCCGCAGCTGCCGGTGGCCGATACCGTCAATGTCTTGACCGGCGCCGGCAGCAGCGCCTGGCTGATGGTGCTGACCGGCGGCGTACTGGTCCCGATCATCGAAGAAATCGCTTTCCGGGGCTTGATGCTGCGCGGGCACGAGCGGGCGGCCGGGTTCGGGCTGGCGGCGCTGACCACCACAGTGGCGTTCTCGCTGGCGCACGGGGTGCCGCTCAGCGTGGCGGGCATCTTGCCGCTGGCTTACGCGCTGGCCCGGCTGGTGCAGCACACCGGCAGCCTCTGGAACAGTGTGATTGTTCACGTGCTGAACAACGGCTTGGTGCTGCTGGCAGTGGTGGCGCTGGGCGACCGGCTGCCGCTGGACCAGATGACCTCGGCGGCCCAGGGCGCGGAGGCAGGGCTGGACCATCTCAGCCCACTGGTGGGCGCCGCCGCCTTTGTGCTGGGCGCCGGGCTGCTGCTGGTGTTGCACCTGTGGCTGACGCCGAAGCCCGACCCGCAGGAACGTTCCGCCCCCGGCCCCTGGCTCAGTGGTGCCTACCTGCTGATTCTGCTGTTCGGCCTGCTGAATATGGCCCTGTCGTTTCCCAGCGTGCTGGAGTGGGTGCGCGGGCTGCTCAGCTCGGGTCGCCTGTTTTCCTGACCGTCTTGCCTTCTGTTTCACTGAGGACGTCCACATAGCGCTTGGCCGCCAGCAGTGAGGCGCCGGAATACTCGCGGTAACGCCGCACGGCGGCCACCTCCTCGCCGCGCTGGAGCAGGGCCAGCACTTCGGCCCGCTGCTGCGGCGAGATGGGCCGCGGCGGGTCGCTGGGCACCGGCGCCCGGCTGCGCAGAAAAAGGGCCAGCCCCAGATAAATGGCCGCCAGCACGAAGGCCAGCCGCCAGAGGTCGTCGACACCGAGATTGTCCATTCTTCCACTCTAGAGGCACTCGCAGCACCGCGAATGTGAGGCGCGGTGGGGGCTCTCTTCCTGGCCCGGCCTACTTTACTGGTTTAGAACAGCGCCGGCCCCTGTCCCCAGAAGCGCCACAGTACCCAGAGGCCAATCACGAAGTTCAGCACGAATTTGGCCGCCATGCCGGTCAGCAGGCCCACCAGGGTGCCGAAAGCGCTGCGGGCAGCCTCATCCACCGGGCGGCGTAGCAGTAGTAGCTCGGCGGCAAAAGCGCCCAGCAGTGGCCCGAAGATGATGCTCAGCGGCCCCAGAAACAGCCCGGCAAGGCTGCCGGCCACTGCGCCCCACATGGCCTGCCGGCTGCCCCCGTAGCGGCCTGCGCCCCAGGCGGCCGCGATGTTGTCGGCAAAGCTGGACACCAGGGTCAGCAGCACCAGCACGCCCAGGAAAATGCCGTCGCCGGGGCCCGCGTAGCCTTTAATCCACACTCCTGCCGCCGCGCCGAGCAGCAGCAGGGCAGTGGCCGGAATCACCGGAACAAAGCTGCCCGCCAGGGCCAGCAGCCAGGCGACCAGAAAGACCAAGGAAGCGAGCGTCATGGCCTTCAGAGTACTTGTTCCTGTCTGCCAGGGCAGCCCTAGGAAGACAGGCAGGCTCGGCTCAGAGAGTCTGGCCGCCGACGTAGCGGAAATAGTCCTGCACCGGTTCGTAGGCGAACAGCAGGTAGATGGTGCCTGCAAAAACGGCGATGTTGAACAGCGCGGCCACCATCAGCAGCGGTTGGCCGATAAGGGCGCCGCCGAACAGCCAAAAGAGCGACTGCAGGCACACGTACAGTCCGTAAAGCGCAATCAGGTTCCTGATCCAGAGCCAGCCACTGTACAGATTCCAGGCCATCCAGGCGGTGATCAGCAGTGGCAGCAGCGCGAACATTTCGCCGCGTGCCAGCAGCGGCAAGGCGCCCAGCAACCGGGCCACCAGCAACAACAGTCAAAGGGTCACGATCACGTTGAAGCCCTGTTTGATGCGGCGCTCGCGTGCGTTCATGTCTCAGTGTAGCGGGATTTACGGACCAAATGTCGCTTTTGTGACTTTCTCTCCTGGGACTGTCGGCTGGATGTAATGCCCCCATTCCGCCTGTGCCACAAAAGGTAACGCTGCGTCTGCGTTATCCTGAAGGCATGGCAAAATCTGTGATTGTGGCGGCGTCGCGTACGCCGACCGGTAAATTTCTGGGCTCCCTCAGCGATGTGACGGCGGTGGAGCTGGGCAGCATCACCCTGGCCGAAACCATGCGGCGTTCTGGCGTGGACCCCCAGCTGATCGAGGAAGTGATCATGGGCCAGGTCATTCAGACCGGTTCGGGCCAGGCCCCGGCCCGCCAGGCGGCCATCATGGCCGGTGTGCCCGACACGGCCGGCGCCATGACCATCAACAAGGTCTGCGGCTCGGGCCTCAAGTCGGTGATTCTGGCGGCCCAGAGCATCCGTGCCGGTGACCAGCAGGCGGTGCTGGCCGGCGGGATGGAATCCATGAGCAACGCCCCCTACCTGCTGCCCGGCGCCCGCAAGGGCTACCGCATGGGCCACAAGGAAGTGGTGGACGCCAATATGCAAGATGGCCTGTGGTGCTCCATCAACGACGAAGGCATGGGCATGACCGCCGAGCGAGTGGCCGACAAGTACGGCATCACCCGCGATGAGCAGGACGCTTTTGCCATCGCCAGCCACAAGAAAGCGGTTGCCGCGACCGACGCCGGACTGTTCAAGGAAGAAATCGTGCCGGTGACCGTGAAGGGCCGCAAGGGCGACACCGTGGTGGACACCGACGAAAGCCCCCGCCGCGACACCTCCGAGGAAACCCTGGCCCGCCTCAAGCCTGCTTTCAAACAAGGCGGCACCGTGACCGCTGGTAACGCGCCCGGCCTGAACGACGGCGCCGCCAGCCTGATGGTGGTCAGCGAGGAATTCGCCCAGAGCCACGGCCTGACCCCGCTGGCGGAAATTATCGACTACGCCACCGCCGGCCTGGACCCCAAGTGGATCATGATGACCCCGGTGCCCGCCACCCAGAAGCTGATGGAGAAGCTGAAGATGGATGTGGCGGACGTGGACCTCTGGGAACTGAACGAAGCGTTCAGCGTGCAGAGCCTGGCCGTAGGCCGTGAGCTGGGGCTGGACCTGGACCGCGTCAATGTGAACGGCGGCGCGGTGGCGCTGGGTCACCCCATCGGTGCCAGCGGCGCCCGCATTCTGGTCACGCTGCTGGGTGCCCTCAAGCAGCAGAACAAGGAACTGGGCGTGGCGACCCTGTGCATGGGCGGCGGCAACGGCCTGGCGATGGCCGTGCGCCGGCTGAGCTGAGTGGGGGGTGGCTGAACCTATGAGCAATCTGCACGTGATTCTGGTCAAATACACTGCCCCCACCGCCGAGGTCGAGGCGGCCACCCCCGCCCACCGCGACTGGCTGGACCAGCACTACCGCTCGGGCCTGTTCATCACCTCCGGCCCGCAGGAACCGCGCACCGGCGGCCTGATTCTGGCCGCCGGCGAGAGCAAGGAACAGCTGCTGGACGTAATGCAGGACGACCCCTTCCACAAGGCCGGGGTCGCGGAATACGAAATCATCGAATTCCGCCCGGTCAAGCGCGGGAAGATGATTGAGCTGGACGGCGTGCCGCTGGTGGAGTAGAGGATGTTCCCCCAGAGGCTTTGCTTTCACTGGAACAATTGAGCCTTGCCTTTGAGGGCGTTCAGGAAGGATATTTTTCCGCCTCTACAACCTATAGGGGCGGCTGGGCCAGGGCGCAACTAGATGTTGCCTTTCCGAAAGTCGCTGTGGAAGCATTTCAGAGTCAGATTGAACAGCTGTGTCAGTCGCTTTGGGGCGAAGCGTTTCTCGGCACTGAATACGAGGATGATTTTGGCCTGCTGCTTGTCGGCAATGGCAGGGGGCAGATTAGGGTTCGGCTGCACCTTGAGAACGGGAACGCTGCGTTCAGCGATTCCTTCGAGACTGACCAGACCTACCTTCTCCCTTTCATCAAAGTTTTGCGGCAGTTGACGGTGCAGTACCCCGCAACCCATGCAGACGCGGCGTATCTGAAACCCATTCCCGCAGCATTAAAGGAGCAACCATGAAATTCGGAGTTATCGGCGCAGGACAGATGGGCGGCGGCATCGCGCAGGTGGCGGCGCAAAGTGGATTTGACGTGGTGGTCCATGACCAGAAGCAGGAGTTTCTGGACCGGGGCCGCGGTGTGATTGAGGGGAGCCTCGGCAAGCTGCACGAAAAAGGCAAGCTGACCGATCCGCCCGAAGCGGTGCTGGGGCGGATGCAGTTCACCACCAGCCTGCAGGACTTCGCCGACTGTGACCTGGTGGTGGAAGCCATCGTGGAAAACGAGGCCATCAAGAAAGAACTGTTCCGGCAGCTGGGCGAAATCGTGAAGCCGGAAGGCATCCTGGCCAGCAACACCAGTTCCATTCCCATCACGGCGCTGGCGACCGCTTCGGGCCGGCCCACCCAGTTCATCGGGATGCACTTTATGAACCCGGTACCGCTGATGCAACTGGTGGAAGTGATTCGCGGCTACCAGACGAGCGACGACACCGCCCGCTTCGTCAACGAGACCGCCGAGAAGATGGGCAAGACGCCGCTCTCGTGCAACGATTACCCCGGTTTTGTGTCCAACCGCATCCTGATGCCGATGCTGAACGAGGCCATTCAGTGCGTGATGGAAGGCGTGGCCGAGCCTGAAGCCATCGACGGCATTATGAAAATGGGTATGAACCACCCGATGGGGCCGCTGACGCTGGCCGACTTTATCGGGCTGGACACTTGCCTCGCCATTATGGAAGTGCTGCACCAGGGCCTGGGCGACGACAAGTACCGCCCCAGCCCGCTGCTGCGTAAGATGGTGCAGGCCGGGCTGCTGGGCCGCAAGAGCGGCGAAGGCTTTTACAAGTACAACTGAGTACTCAGGAGAACGGGGCGCGGGGGCTTCAGGCTTCCGTGCCCTGTTCTCTTGTTACCCCTGGCCGTGCGGCGGGGCGTCCATCTCCTGCAACCGGCGCACCAAAAAAGCGGCGTCCAGCCAGCGCCCGAACTTGTGCCCGGCCTGAGGCAGCCGTCCACCCTCGCTGAAGCCGTGGCGCCTATGAAAGCGCAGGCTGCCCTCGTTCTCGGCGTCAATCACGCCGATCATCAGGTGATAGCCCTGGGCGGTGGCCTGGGTTATCAGGGCGTCCAGCAGCTCTCCGCCCAGTCCCTGGCCCTGAAAGTCGGGCGCCAGGTACACCGAGTGCTCGACTGTGCGGCTGTAACCCAGCTTGGGCCGGAAAGCGCCGTAGCTGGCCCAGCCCACCACCCCGCCGTCTTCTGTTTCCGCCACCAGCACCGGGAACCCGGCCGCCTGCCGCTCGGCAAACCATTCCTCGCGGCTCTCCAAACTGACCGGAGCATGGTCGTAGGTGGCGGTGGTGTGCGTCACAGCGTGGTTATAGATGTTCAGAATGGCGGGAAGGTCAGCGGGCGTGGCAGGGCGAATCTGGGGCATGCCCAAGCATTGGGCCGGGGCCGGGCGGCTGTCAAGCGTCGGCGGGTCAGCAAAAAAGCCCCAGCCGGAAAAGCTGGGGCCTTTTTTTTGCCTTTTGCTGGGCGGAGTCTTACTTGCGCATGCTGGGGTTCAGCACCTTCTTGCGCAGGCGGATGCTGGTGGGGGTCAGTTCCACCAGTTCGTCTTCCGCGATGTATTCCAGAGCGTCTTCCAGGCTCAGGCGGCGCGGGGGCACCAGGGTCAGGGCTTCGTCGGCGCCGCTGGAGCGCACGTTGGTCAGCTTCTTGTTCCTGCAGACGTTCACGTTCATGTCCTGCTCGCGGGCGTTTTCACCCACGATCATGCCCACGTACACGTCCTGGCCGGCGTCGATAAAGAAGGTGCCGCGGTCTTGCAGCTTCCAGATGGAGTAGGCAAAGGCCACGCCGTCTTCCATGCTGACCAGCGAACCGTTTTGCCGGGTCTTCAGGTCGCCGGCGTAGGGCTGGTACGAGTCGTACACGTGGCTCAGGATGCCTTCGCCCTGGGTCATGCTCAGGAACTGGGTGCGGAAGCCGAACAGCGCGCGCGAAGGAATCTTGAATTCCACACGGGTGCGGCTGCCCTGCGGCTCCATATGCACCATCTGGCCCTTACGGCTACCCAGCACGCCGATCACAGTGCTGGCAAACTGCTCGGGCACGTCAATCACCACGTGCTCCACCGGCTCGTGCTTGACGCCGTCGATTTCTCGGTAGATCACCTGCGGGGCGCCCACCTGCAGCTCGAAGCCTTCGCGGCGCATGTTTTCCAGCAGGATCGACAGGTGCAGCTCGCCGCGGCCCGACACCTTGAATTCGTCGGGGCGGATTTCTTCCACCTTCAGGCTTACGTTGGTCATGATTTCGCGGGCCAGACGTTCGCTGATCTGGCGGCTGGTCACGAACTTGCCTTCTTTACCGGCAAAGGGGCTGGTGTTGGGCTGGAAGATCATGCTCACGGTGGGTTCATCCACGGTGATGATCGGCAGCGCTTCGGGGTTGTTCACGTCGGCGACGGTTTCACCGATCTGGGCTTCTTCGATGCCGGCCAGGGCCACGATGTCGCCGGCGCCCACCTCGTCCACCTCAATGCGCTTGAGGCCCATGTGGGTGAACGGCTGCACCACGCGGGTCTTGGTCATGGAGCCGTCTTTGTGGATCAGCTGCACGAAATCACCCTTGTGCACGGTGCCGCGCTGCACCCGGCCCAGCACGATGCGGCCCAGGTACTCGGAGTAGTCGAGGTTGGTCACGACCATCTGGAAGGGCGCGTCCAGGTCCACCTTGGGAGCGGGGATATGTTCCAGCACCATCTCGAACAGCTCGTGGAAGTCGTCCTGAGGGTTGTCCAGGTCCTT is a window of Deinococcus sp. Marseille-Q6407 DNA encoding:
- the gatB gene encoding Asp-tRNA(Asn)/Glu-tRNA(Gln) amidotransferase subunit GatB; amino-acid sequence: MTGAPDPLFQQTGYQAVIGLEVHLQLNTHSKLLSSCPADYHGAEPNTYTDPVSLGLPGTLPVLNAEALELSLRFGLGLNCTVEGVTQFHRKHYFYPDSSKNFQLSQWDKPVAHGGYLDVEGGRVGITRAHLEEDAGKLLHPAYVPYSELDLNRAGTPLIEMVTEPDIRSGAHARAFLETVQAIARALGVSHASPEEGQMRCDVNISLHQPGEPWGTKVEVKNLNSFRSVERAITYEWQRQARRLAAGETITQDTLGWDEGGGKTFLMRTKEGEADYRYMAEPDLPELHITPEWAAAVRSRMPELPAQKLERYQAAGLRESDARTVSMDVTLSRFLDAALESGTAPIQKLANWLLSEVPGSLGEGETLETSALQPAHLAELVTLVESGDLTGRSAKDLLPAVMQGQSPRALAEAQGLLGQAGAGELEAAIDAAIAADPDTVAQVRGGNKKAINALFGAVMKATGGKANPKAARELLTRKLEN
- a CDS encoding 3-hydroxyacyl-CoA dehydrogenase family protein, whose product is MKFGVIGAGQMGGGIAQVAAQSGFDVVVHDQKQEFLDRGRGVIEGSLGKLHEKGKLTDPPEAVLGRMQFTTSLQDFADCDLVVEAIVENEAIKKELFRQLGEIVKPEGILASNTSSIPITALATASGRPTQFIGMHFMNPVPLMQLVEVIRGYQTSDDTARFVNETAEKMGKTPLSCNDYPGFVSNRILMPMLNEAIQCVMEGVAEPEAIDGIMKMGMNHPMGPLTLADFIGLDTCLAIMEVLHQGLGDDKYRPSPLLRKMVQAGLLGRKSGEGFYKYN
- a CDS encoding CPBP family intramembrane glutamic endopeptidase, yielding MSQPETPAVIPPAASPPPASPAPAGPGSGVTALGGNRAALTVLLVQAVGAPVLMTQFGLNAVLAFVVTIALNVVLLFTVFRRDFAALRADTRWTTPPSWGLALAVFLVAFIASRAWSAAALAFSPQLPVADTVNVLTGAGSSAWLMVLTGGVLVPIIEEIAFRGLMLRGHERAAGFGLAALTTTVAFSLAHGVPLSVAGILPLAYALARLVQHTGSLWNSVIVHVLNNGLVLLAVVALGDRLPLDQMTSAAQGAEAGLDHLSPLVGAAAFVLGAGLLLVLHLWLTPKPDPQERSAPGPWLSGAYLLILLFGLLNMALSFPSVLEWVRGLLSSGRLFS
- a CDS encoding GNAT family N-acetyltransferase; protein product: MLSPSPLATIHPPTIRPLAPADAEAYRAARLQMLQEAPAAFLTAAEEFAARPLPALAERLRPDPENVTFGAWEGTELVGLCTLVREQGPRSRHRADIFGMGVLTRAQGQGLGRALLAAAIAYARELPGLQSLHLDVMETQTAALKLYRSLGFEVWGTEPNAICLDGQLLRSHAMWLDLTASGTVESSGTAEPTSQQPAGQS
- a CDS encoding DUF456 domain-containing protein; the encoded protein is MTLASLVFLVAWLLALAGSFVPVIPATALLLLGAAAGVWIKGYAGPGDGIFLGVLVLLTLVSSFADNIAAAWGAGRYGGSRQAMWGAVAGSLAGLFLGPLSIIFGPLLGAFAAELLLLRRPVDEAARSAFGTLVGLLTGMAAKFVLNFVIGLWVLWRFWGQGPALF
- a CDS encoding YciI family protein; the protein is MSNLHVILVKYTAPTAEVEAATPAHRDWLDQHYRSGLFITSGPQEPRTGGLILAAGESKEQLLDVMQDDPFHKAGVAEYEIIEFRPVKRGKMIELDGVPLVE
- the typA gene encoding translational GTPase TypA, yielding MEYRNIAIIAHVDHGKTTLVDGLLKQTLELKHGEEIAERAMDSNDIERERGITILAKNTAVEYQGIKINIVDTPGHADFGGEVERVLGMVDGALVLVDAAEGPMPQTRFVLRKALELGLKPIVVVNKIDRQDARPTEVVDMTFDLMAELGANEDQLDFPVLYAIAREGKAFKDLDNPQDDFHELFEMVLEHIPAPKVDLDAPFQMVVTNLDYSEYLGRIVLGRVQRGTVHKGDFVQLIHKDGSMTKTRVVQPFTHMGLKRIEVDEVGAGDIVALAGIEEAQIGETVADVNNPEALPIITVDEPTVSMIFQPNTSPFAGKEGKFVTSRQISERLAREIMTNVSLKVEEIRPDEFKVSGRGELHLSILLENMRREGFELQVGAPQVIYREIDGVKHEPVEHVVIDVPEQFASTVIGVLGSRKGQMVHMEPQGSRTRVEFKIPSRALFGFRTQFLSMTQGEGILSHVYDSYQPYAGDLKTRQNGSLVSMEDGVAFAYSIWKLQDRGTFFIDAGQDVYVGMIVGENAREQDMNVNVCRNKKLTNVRSSGADEALTLVPPRRLSLEDALEYIAEDELVELTPTSIRLRKKVLNPSMRK
- a CDS encoding GNAT family N-acetyltransferase, translating into MPQIRPATPADLPAILNIYNHAVTHTTATYDHAPVSLESREEWFAERQAAGFPVLVAETEDGGVVGWASYGAFRPKLGYSRTVEHSVYLAPDFQGQGLGGELLDALITQATAQGYHLMIGVIDAENEGSLRFHRRHGFSEGGRLPQAGHKFGRWLDAAFLVRRLQEMDAPPHGQG
- a CDS encoding thiolase family protein, with the translated sequence MAKSVIVAASRTPTGKFLGSLSDVTAVELGSITLAETMRRSGVDPQLIEEVIMGQVIQTGSGQAPARQAAIMAGVPDTAGAMTINKVCGSGLKSVILAAQSIRAGDQQAVLAGGMESMSNAPYLLPGARKGYRMGHKEVVDANMQDGLWCSINDEGMGMTAERVADKYGITRDEQDAFAIASHKKAVAATDAGLFKEEIVPVTVKGRKGDTVVDTDESPRRDTSEETLARLKPAFKQGGTVTAGNAPGLNDGAASLMVVSEEFAQSHGLTPLAEIIDYATAGLDPKWIMMTPVPATQKLMEKLKMDVADVDLWELNEAFSVQSLAVGRELGLDLDRVNVNGGAVALGHPIGASGARILVTLLGALKQQNKELGVATLCMGGGNGLAMAVRRLS